Proteins encoded together in one Bacteroides zoogleoformans window:
- the nspC gene encoding carboxynorspermidine decarboxylase has translation MIDFECFPSPCYIMEEELLRKNLTLIRSVAERSGAEIILAFKAFAMWRSFPIFREYISNSTASSVYEARLAFEEFGSKAHTYSPAYTETDFPEIMRCSSHITFNSLEQFHRFYPKVKAGQSGISCGIRINPEYSEVETELYNPCAPGTRFGVVATQLPEVLPEGIDGFHCHCHCESSSYELERSLTQLESKFSRWFSQIKWLNLGGGHLMTRKDYDVEHLIRLLQGLKKRYPHLHVILEPGSAFTWQTGVLASEIVDIVENRGIRTAILNVSFTCHMPDCLEMPYQPAVCGSKMGDEGPYVYRLGGNSCLSGDYMGMWSFDHELRIGERIIFEDMIHYTMVKTNMFNGIHHPAIAMWTKEGKAEVFKQFTYEDFRNRMS, from the coding sequence ATGATAGATTTTGAATGTTTTCCCTCCCCGTGTTACATCATGGAAGAAGAACTTCTAAGAAAAAACCTTACGCTGATAAGAAGTGTAGCCGAACGTTCAGGGGCAGAGATTATTCTTGCTTTTAAAGCTTTTGCCATGTGGCGTTCCTTTCCTATTTTCAGAGAATACATATCCAACTCTACGGCAAGTTCCGTATATGAAGCCCGTTTGGCTTTTGAAGAGTTTGGCAGTAAAGCACATACCTATTCTCCGGCATATACCGAGACCGACTTTCCTGAAATCATGCGGTGCAGCAGTCACATCACTTTCAATTCATTGGAGCAGTTCCATCGCTTTTATCCGAAAGTGAAGGCAGGGCAAAGTGGAATTTCTTGCGGCATTCGCATTAATCCTGAATATTCCGAGGTAGAGACTGAACTTTATAACCCTTGTGCACCCGGCACTCGTTTTGGGGTGGTGGCAACTCAGCTTCCGGAAGTGCTTCCGGAAGGTATAGACGGATTCCACTGCCATTGTCATTGTGAATCTTCCTCGTATGAATTGGAACGCTCTTTGACACAATTAGAATCCAAATTCTCTCGTTGGTTTTCACAAATAAAATGGCTGAATTTAGGTGGAGGACATTTGATGACGCGCAAAGATTATGACGTGGAGCATCTCATCCGTCTGTTGCAAGGGTTGAAAAAGCGTTATCCGCACCTGCATGTTATTCTTGAACCCGGTTCAGCTTTCACATGGCAAACCGGTGTACTTGCTTCTGAAATTGTGGATATTGTGGAGAACCGCGGCATTCGCACTGCCATTCTCAACGTGAGTTTTACTTGCCACATGCCCGATTGCTTGGAAATGCCTTATCAGCCTGCCGTATGTGGTTCGAAAATGGGAGACGAGGGGCCTTACGTATATCGCCTTGGCGGCAATTCTTGTTTGAGTGGCGACTATATGGGCATGTGGAGCTTTGATCATGAATTGCGGATAGGAGAACGGATAATCTTTGAAGATATGATTCATTACACCATGGTAAAGACAAATATGTTCAATGGAATTCATCATCCTGCCATTGCAATGTGGACGAAAGAGGGAAAGGCAGAAGTTTTTAAACAATTTACGTATGAAGACTTTCGGAATCGAATGAGTTGA
- the cobU gene encoding bifunctional adenosylcobinamide kinase/adenosylcobinamide-phosphate guanylyltransferase: protein MKRIILITGGSHSGKSAYAEKLALCLSPTPVYLATARIWDEEFRERVARHQQRRGAEWTNIEEEKELSRHRLEGKVVLIDCVTLWCTNFFFDLNADVDRALATAKEEFNRFTEQEATFIFVTNEIGMGGVSENKLQQKFTDMQGWMNQYIASRADEVILMVAGIPMQVKNDEPTNLLHQRVIKSNDE from the coding sequence ATGAAGCGAATCATACTTATTACCGGAGGATCTCACTCCGGCAAAAGTGCATATGCCGAGAAATTGGCACTTTGCCTTTCCCCCACCCCTGTATATCTTGCCACGGCACGCATTTGGGACGAAGAGTTCAGGGAAAGAGTGGCACGCCATCAGCAGCGACGGGGAGCGGAATGGACAAATATCGAGGAAGAGAAAGAACTCAGTCGTCACCGGTTGGAGGGGAAGGTGGTTCTTATAGATTGCGTCACCTTGTGGTGTACTAACTTCTTCTTTGACTTGAATGCTGATGTCGATCGAGCGCTTGCCACAGCCAAAGAAGAGTTCAACCGTTTCACTGAACAAGAGGCAACTTTCATTTTCGTAACCAATGAGATTGGTATGGGAGGAGTGTCCGAAAACAAACTGCAACAGAAGTTCACTGATATGCAAGGATGGATGAATCAGTATATCGCCTCTCGCGCCGATGAGGTGATACTGATGGTGGCAGGCATTCCGATGCAAGTAAAAAATGACGAACCAACCAACCTATTGCATCAAAGAGTAATCAAGAGTAATGATGAATAA
- a CDS encoding superoxide dismutase has protein sequence MNTLLMTLMLTIMTYEMPKLPYANNALEPVISQQTIDFHYGKHLQTYVNNLNSLVPGTEYEGKDLITIVSTAPDGAIFNNAGQVLNHTLYFLQFSPNPEQKEPTGKLAEAIQRDFGIFENFKKEFNAAAVGLFGSGWVWLSVDKNGKLHITQEMNGSNPVRSGLTPLLGFDVWEHSYYLDYQNRRADHVNELWKIIDWKIVGDRLK, from the coding sequence ATGAATACATTATTAATGACTTTAATGCTAACAATTATGACGTATGAAATGCCAAAACTTCCTTATGCAAACAATGCATTGGAACCTGTAATCAGTCAGCAAACTATAGATTTCCACTACGGTAAACATTTGCAAACCTATGTAAATAACCTAAATAGTCTTGTTCCGGGAACAGAATATGAAGGTAAAGATCTAATAACCATTGTTTCCACAGCGCCGGATGGTGCCATCTTTAACAATGCAGGACAAGTGCTGAATCACACTTTATATTTCTTGCAATTTTCTCCGAATCCAGAACAAAAAGAACCTACCGGTAAGTTGGCTGAAGCCATCCAACGTGACTTCGGCATCTTTGAGAATTTCAAGAAAGAATTCAATGCGGCAGCTGTAGGTCTATTCGGTTCAGGATGGGTATGGCTTTCTGTGGACAAAAACGGTAAACTTCATATCACTCAGGAGATGAATGGAAGCAATCCTGTACGCTCCGGTTTGACTCCATTATTAGGGTTCGACGTATGGGAACATTCCTACTATCTTGATTATCAAAATCGCCGTGCAGATCATGTAAACGAATTATGGAAGATTATCGACTGGAAAATAGTAGGCGACAGGTTGAAATAA
- the nfo gene encoding deoxyribonuclease IV encodes MKFIGAHVSASGGVESAPVNAHEIGANAFALFTKNQRQWVAKPLADENVELFKKNCGKYGLDVCHILPHDSYLINLGHPEAEGLEKSRIAFEDEMQRCEQLGLRMLNFHPGSHLNKISVEACLDRIAESINIALEKTRGVTAVIENTAGQGSNVGNELWHLKYIIDRVDDKSRVGVCLDTCHTYTAGYDIVNEYDKVFDEFDTAVGFHYLRAIHLNDSKKPLGSRVDRHDSIGKGLIGLDFFRRFMADARFNDMPIILETPDESLWAEEIRMLRSFE; translated from the coding sequence ATGAAATTTATAGGTGCGCATGTGTCGGCAAGCGGCGGAGTCGAATCAGCTCCCGTCAATGCCCATGAGATAGGGGCAAATGCTTTTGCCCTGTTTACAAAGAATCAGCGTCAGTGGGTGGCAAAGCCGCTGGCTGACGAGAATGTGGAATTGTTTAAGAAGAATTGCGGCAAGTATGGTTTGGATGTTTGTCACATCCTGCCCCACGACAGCTATCTGATTAATTTGGGACATCCGGAAGCAGAGGGGCTGGAGAAGAGCCGCATAGCTTTTGAGGACGAAATGCAGCGTTGCGAACAGCTGGGATTGCGTATGTTGAATTTCCACCCCGGCAGTCATTTGAATAAGATTTCCGTAGAAGCGTGTCTGGACAGGATAGCAGAGTCCATCAACATTGCTTTGGAGAAGACACGGGGCGTGACGGCTGTCATCGAAAACACAGCCGGGCAGGGGAGTAATGTCGGGAATGAGCTTTGGCATCTGAAGTATATCATTGACCGTGTGGACGACAAGTCGCGTGTAGGTGTTTGTCTGGACACTTGCCACACTTATACTGCCGGTTATGACATTGTGAATGAGTACGACAAAGTGTTTGACGAATTTGATACAGCAGTAGGTTTTCATTATCTTCGTGCCATTCACTTGAATGACTCCAAGAAGCCTTTAGGAAGTCGGGTAGACCGGCACGACAGCATAGGCAAAGGATTGATAGGACTTGACTTCTTCAGACGTTTCATGGCGGATGCCCGTTTTAATGACATGCCGATTATTCTGGAAACGCCCGACGAATCGCTTTGGGCGGAAGAAATCAGGATGCTGAGGAGTTTTGAGTAA
- a CDS encoding MGMT family protein — protein sequence MDQDVFKKEVYNIVAAIPSGKVLTYGQIAYLIGKPQHARMVGYAMYNVPSEWHLPCHRVVNSQGRPVPFWAEQRGLLEAEHVKFKKNGCVDMKQCLWDFMKE from the coding sequence ATGGATCAAGACGTTTTTAAGAAAGAAGTCTATAACATTGTAGCTGCTATCCCTTCGGGCAAGGTGTTGACATACGGGCAAATAGCTTACTTGATAGGTAAACCTCAACATGCCCGTATGGTGGGATATGCCATGTACAATGTTCCTTCCGAATGGCATTTGCCTTGTCACCGGGTGGTGAACAGCCAAGGTAGGCCTGTGCCCTTTTGGGCAGAACAAAGAGGGCTGCTGGAGGCTGAGCATGTGAAGTTCAAGAAGAATGGATGTGTGGACATGAAACAATGTCTGTGGGATTTTATGAAAGAATAA
- a CDS encoding nitroreductase family protein, which yields MNFLELVKSRYSCRSYQSKNVKQQKLDYIMECVRLAPSACNKQPWKFRVITNENDRKKLARCYNREWFATAPVHIIVSILHDEEWVRADGKHHGNIDIAIAVEHLCLAAAEQGLGTCWVCNFDAELCKKSFDLDENEEAAVLIPIGYPSDEAKEKKRKAAEEIIVAKQDL from the coding sequence ATGAACTTCTTAGAACTTGTAAAGAGCAGATATAGCTGTAGGAGCTATCAGTCAAAGAATGTTAAACAGCAAAAGCTGGACTATATCATGGAATGTGTGCGTTTGGCTCCTTCGGCATGCAACAAGCAGCCGTGGAAGTTTCGCGTCATCACCAATGAGAACGACAGGAAGAAACTCGCCCGATGCTACAACCGTGAATGGTTTGCCACGGCACCTGTTCATATCATCGTCTCTATTCTGCATGACGAGGAATGGGTAAGAGCTGACGGAAAGCATCATGGAAACATCGACATAGCCATAGCGGTAGAGCACCTTTGCCTGGCAGCTGCGGAGCAAGGGCTTGGCACCTGCTGGGTCTGCAACTTCGACGCTGAACTTTGTAAAAAGAGCTTTGATTTGGATGAAAACGAAGAGGCTGCCGTCCTGATACCTATCGGGTATCCTTCCGATGAAGCAAAGGAGAAGAAGCGTAAAGCAGCGGAAGAAATCATCGTTGCAAAGCAAGACCTGTGA
- a CDS encoding uracil-DNA glycosylase family protein — translation MEIEQHPLKPFLPENANLLMLGSFPPQKKRWSMDFYYPNWGNDMWRIIGYVFFNDKDYFVDKVKKTFDKEHIESFLNEKGIALFDTATAIRRLQDNASDKFLEVVQPTDIQALLRRLPKCKALATTGEKATDILCLQFSIEKPKAGNFAEFLFENRSLRLYRMPSSSRAYPLALEKKAATYRIMYQDLQML, via the coding sequence ATGGAAATAGAACAACATCCCCTCAAACCTTTCCTCCCCGAGAATGCAAACCTGCTGATGTTGGGTAGTTTTCCACCACAAAAGAAACGATGGTCGATGGATTTCTACTACCCCAATTGGGGAAATGATATGTGGCGAATTATCGGCTACGTGTTCTTCAATGACAAGGATTATTTCGTAGACAAAGTAAAGAAAACCTTCGATAAGGAACATATCGAAAGTTTCCTGAATGAAAAAGGAATTGCTTTATTCGATACAGCAACGGCAATACGACGCCTGCAAGACAATGCTTCGGATAAATTCTTGGAAGTGGTACAACCCACAGATATCCAAGCCCTACTGCGTAGGCTTCCGAAATGTAAGGCTCTTGCCACCACCGGTGAAAAAGCCACCGATATCTTATGCCTTCAGTTCTCCATTGAAAAGCCCAAAGCAGGCAACTTCGCAGAATTTCTTTTTGAGAATCGTTCATTACGTCTTTACCGGATGCCATCCTCCTCGAGAGCCTATCCACTTGCATTAGAAAAAAAAGCGGCGACTTATCGTATTATGTATCAAGACCTACAGATGTTGTAA
- a CDS encoding RluA family pseudouridine synthase, producing the protein MLHSFSTSIADIPLPERFTYPFCYTPHPLCVLAAKEVQSYLNKQSEWQEELRKGKMFGVLAVQTEENEIAFLAAFSGILAGRNLHPYFVPPIYDFLQPQGFFKIEEENISAINRSIKLLEEDESYIRLLAELNRHIQAGQEALALAKAELKEAKARREQRRQAGMTDAQEEVTLIRESQFQKAEYKRQEHAWKEKTAALQAQADNRLKQIQNLKAERKRRSAALQQEIFAQFKMLNRRGEYKNLCEIFEQTVHKTPPAGAGECAAPKLLQQAYLHGWKPLTMAEFWWGESPKTEIRHHGHYYPACKGKCEPILRHMLQGLQVEENPLLKEMQTQDKKPEIVYEDRWLLVVDKPAGMLSVPGKEDIDSVFSLIRKQYPEADGPLSVHRLDMATSGLLLIAKTKHIHRDLQAQFRYHLIKKRYIALLDGTVQADRGTIELPLCPNPLDRPRQMVHIQYGKPAITDFEVLERIGRQTRIAFYPHTGRTHQLRVHAAHLLGLNCPISGDELYGKKAERLYLHAETLEFTHPVTGEIMKITRKATF; encoded by the coding sequence ATGTTGCATTCTTTCTCCACCTCCATCGCCGATATACCGCTTCCGGAAAGGTTTACCTATCCTTTTTGCTACACACCGCATCCTCTATGCGTATTGGCTGCGAAAGAAGTGCAGAGTTATCTCAACAAGCAATCCGAATGGCAAGAAGAGTTGCGTAAAGGCAAAATGTTCGGTGTATTGGCAGTGCAAACCGAGGAGAACGAGATTGCCTTTTTAGCGGCCTTTTCGGGTATATTGGCCGGAAGAAACCTGCATCCCTACTTCGTGCCGCCCATATACGATTTTCTGCAACCGCAAGGATTTTTCAAGATAGAAGAAGAAAACATCTCAGCCATTAATCGAAGCATCAAGTTGCTGGAAGAAGATGAAAGCTACATCAGGCTGTTGGCGGAACTGAACCGGCACATACAAGCCGGACAAGAAGCATTAGCTCTGGCCAAGGCAGAACTTAAAGAAGCCAAAGCAAGAAGAGAACAACGCAGGCAAGCGGGCATGACAGACGCACAGGAGGAAGTTACACTGATACGTGAAAGTCAATTCCAAAAAGCGGAGTACAAACGGCAGGAGCACGCTTGGAAAGAGAAAACTGCCGCTCTACAGGCACAGGCCGACAACCGGCTGAAGCAGATACAAAATTTAAAAGCAGAACGCAAACGACGTTCCGCCGCATTGCAGCAAGAGATATTCGCACAGTTCAAAATGCTGAACCGACGCGGGGAGTACAAGAACCTCTGCGAGATATTCGAGCAAACCGTACACAAGACTCCTCCGGCCGGCGCGGGCGAATGCGCCGCTCCCAAATTGTTGCAACAAGCCTATCTGCATGGATGGAAGCCGCTGACCATGGCAGAGTTCTGGTGGGGAGAATCTCCTAAGACAGAGATACGCCATCATGGACATTACTATCCCGCATGCAAGGGGAAATGCGAACCTATTCTGCGCCATATGCTACAAGGATTGCAGGTTGAAGAGAACCCCTTGTTGAAAGAGATGCAGACACAAGACAAAAAGCCGGAAATTGTCTACGAAGACCGATGGTTGCTGGTAGTAGACAAACCGGCAGGCATGCTATCCGTACCGGGCAAGGAAGACATAGACTCCGTATTCAGCCTGATACGTAAACAATATCCGGAAGCCGACGGCCCCCTATCGGTTCATCGTCTCGACATGGCCACCTCCGGTCTGTTATTAATAGCCAAAACCAAACATATACACCGGGATTTGCAAGCTCAATTCAGATACCATCTCATCAAGAAGCGCTATATCGCCTTGCTTGACGGGACGGTGCAAGCAGATCGCGGCACCATTGAGCTTCCTCTCTGCCCGAACCCTTTAGACCGCCCCCGGCAAATGGTGCATATCCAATACGGCAAGCCCGCCATTACAGACTTCGAGGTCTTGGAGCGTATCGGCAGACAGACCCGTATTGCCTTCTATCCGCATACCGGCCGTACCCACCAACTTCGCGTACATGCCGCTCATTTGCTCGGTCTGAATTGTCCCATCAGCGGAGACGAACTATACGGGAAAAAGGCCGAACGACTGTATCTGCATGCCGAAACCTTAGAATTTACACACCCCGTAACCGGGGAAATAATGAAAATAACCCGAAAAGCGACATTTTAA
- a CDS encoding AlbA family DNA-binding domain-containing protein: MKTPTDTEYIRALIAEGEHQQQDFKFEISDARKIAKTLSAFANTEGGRLLIGVKDNGKIAGVQSDEEQYMIEAATQLYCHPEVNFHAQTYHVEGHSILVIKIDESEQKPIYAKDEAGKRLAYLRIKDENILATPIHLRVWQQSGSTEDELMEYTERERLLLNLLEENGRLSLNRYCRLSHLSRRAAEHLLAKFIRYGIVEPVFEGHKFYFKLK; the protein is encoded by the coding sequence ATGAAAACGCCTACTGACACCGAATACATACGTGCCCTGATAGCAGAGGGCGAGCATCAACAGCAGGACTTCAAATTTGAAATATCCGATGCCCGCAAGATAGCCAAAACACTATCCGCCTTTGCCAATACGGAAGGAGGGCGCCTGCTCATCGGAGTGAAAGACAATGGAAAAATTGCCGGCGTACAGTCTGATGAAGAACAATACATGATAGAAGCGGCCACACAGTTGTATTGTCATCCCGAAGTGAACTTCCACGCACAGACCTATCATGTGGAAGGACACAGCATTCTGGTCATAAAAATAGATGAAAGCGAACAAAAACCCATATATGCCAAAGACGAAGCGGGGAAACGTCTTGCTTATCTGCGTATCAAAGATGAAAACATACTGGCCACTCCCATCCATTTGCGCGTCTGGCAGCAAAGCGGAAGCACCGAAGACGAACTGATGGAATATACAGAACGGGAACGATTGCTGCTCAACCTGTTGGAAGAAAACGGCAGGTTATCTTTAAACCGATACTGCCGGCTGTCACATCTCTCCCGACGTGCCGCCGAACATTTACTGGCAAAGTTCATACGATATGGCATAGTAGAGCCGGTATTCGAAGGACATAAGTTTTATTTTAAATTGAAATAA
- a CDS encoding M48 family metallopeptidase, translating into MKKQLIMVIASLLMLAGCGSVPVTGRRQILLVSDQEILTSSLTQYRDYIKTAPKSASTRQAAMVTRVGKRIAAATEQYLKQNGLAEEVKNFFWEFNLVKDGQINAFCMPGGKIVVYEGLMKLVSSDDELAVVIGHEVAHAVAKHSNERMSQQILAQYGAQILSLSLTQKSAAIQTIANQVYGVGAQYGIMLPFSRKHELEADYMGLIFMRMAGYNPDVAVKFWQKMSSGNTVKVPELMSTHPSDARRISDIQKALPEIKAKYK; encoded by the coding sequence ATGAAGAAACAGCTTATAATGGTAATCGCCTCGCTGCTGATGTTGGCAGGATGTGGTTCTGTGCCCGTCACCGGACGAAGACAAATACTTTTGGTATCCGACCAGGAAATACTGACTTCCAGCCTGACCCAATATAGGGATTATATAAAAACTGCCCCGAAGTCGGCATCGACGCGACAAGCGGCAATGGTGACACGCGTAGGGAAAAGAATTGCAGCAGCTACCGAGCAATACTTGAAACAGAACGGACTGGCTGAAGAGGTGAAAAATTTCTTTTGGGAGTTCAATCTGGTGAAAGACGGACAAATCAATGCTTTCTGCATGCCCGGCGGAAAGATTGTGGTATATGAAGGACTGATGAAGTTAGTGTCTTCAGATGACGAACTAGCGGTGGTTATCGGACATGAAGTGGCCCATGCCGTAGCGAAACACAGTAATGAACGCATGAGTCAACAAATATTGGCGCAATATGGCGCACAAATATTAAGCCTGTCACTCACGCAAAAAAGCGCCGCCATACAAACAATCGCCAACCAGGTGTACGGTGTGGGTGCACAATATGGAATTATGTTGCCTTTCTCCCGTAAACATGAGCTGGAAGCAGACTATATGGGACTGATTTTTATGCGAATGGCAGGCTATAATCCGGATGTTGCCGTCAAGTTCTGGCAAAAAATGTCATCCGGCAATACAGTCAAAGTGCCTGAACTGATGAGTACCCACCCTAGTGACGCCCGCCGCATCAGCGATATACAGAAAGCATTGCCTGAAATCAAGGCCAAATACAAATAA
- a CDS encoding ATP-dependent helicase gives MPDYIQELNEGQRAAVLYNDGPSLVIAGAGSGKTRVLTYKITYLLENGYRPWDILALTFTNKAAREMKERIARQVGTDRARHLWMGTFHSMFLRILHAEAMHLGFTSQFTIYDTADGKSLIRSIIKEMGLDEKIYKPGLVQARISNAKNHLVSPAAYANSKEAYEADRAAKVPALRDVYQRYWERCKQADAMDFDDLLFYTFLLFRDQPEILARYQEQFRYILVDEYQDTNFAQHSIVLQLSKNHQRVCVVGDDAQSIYSFRGADIDNILYFTQIYPNAKVFKLEQNYRSTQTIVCAANSLIKKNHRQIRKEVFSEKEKGEALGVYQAYSDVEEGDIVVNKITELRREKQYAYSDFAILYRTNAQSRIFEEVMRKRGMPYRIYGGLSFYQRKEIKDIISYFRLIVNPNDEEAFKRIINYPARGIGDTTVGKIIAAATMHNVSLWTVLCDPPAYGLTFTKSTAGKLQGFQDLIAGFIAYAADKNAYEIGSDIIRRSSIINDICQDNSPENLSRKENIEELVNGMSDFCVRRQEEGNPDILLADFLSEVSLLTDQDSDKNDDDDEKITLMTVHSAKGLEFKNVFVVGMEENLFPSAMIGESVRALEEERRLFYVAITRAEEHCFLSYAKTRFRFGKMEFGSPSRFLKDIDVRFLQLPDTKPSFRLKEDAHNDFSYKKREEKMMRPKQEVIPQAVPRNLKRVMPTSDSTGTTPHPDASIHGVVEGQLIEHERFGLGEVLRMEGEGDNAKATIRFKNAGDKQLLLRFARFKVIG, from the coding sequence ATGCCCGATTATATACAGGAACTGAACGAAGGACAGCGTGCAGCGGTGCTTTACAACGATGGGCCGTCATTGGTGATAGCCGGTGCCGGCTCTGGAAAGACGCGCGTACTGACATATAAAATAACCTATCTGCTGGAGAATGGTTACCGGCCGTGGGATATTCTTGCGTTGACCTTTACCAATAAAGCGGCGCGAGAAATGAAAGAACGCATAGCACGCCAGGTGGGTACAGACCGTGCGCGCCATCTATGGATGGGAACCTTTCATTCCATGTTCTTGCGCATTCTGCACGCTGAAGCTATGCATCTTGGATTCACTTCGCAATTCACCATATACGACACGGCCGATGGCAAAAGTTTGATACGCTCTATCATAAAGGAGATGGGATTGGATGAAAAGATATACAAACCCGGATTGGTGCAAGCGCGTATATCAAATGCCAAGAATCATTTGGTTTCTCCTGCCGCTTATGCAAACAGTAAAGAGGCTTATGAAGCAGATCGTGCGGCAAAAGTTCCTGCCCTTCGCGACGTATATCAGAGGTATTGGGAACGCTGTAAGCAGGCAGATGCCATGGACTTTGACGATTTGCTGTTCTATACCTTTTTGCTGTTTAGAGATCAACCGGAGATACTTGCCCGTTATCAGGAACAATTCCGTTATATTCTGGTAGATGAATATCAAGACACTAATTTTGCACAACATAGCATTGTGTTACAGTTGAGCAAGAATCACCAACGTGTATGTGTAGTGGGCGATGATGCACAGAGTATTTACTCTTTTCGCGGAGCCGATATCGACAATATCTTGTATTTCACCCAAATATATCCCAATGCCAAAGTCTTTAAATTAGAGCAGAATTATCGTTCTACTCAAACCATTGTCTGTGCGGCCAATAGCTTGATAAAGAAGAATCATCGACAGATACGCAAGGAAGTCTTTTCTGAAAAAGAGAAGGGGGAGGCACTTGGTGTTTATCAAGCCTATAGCGATGTAGAAGAAGGGGATATTGTAGTAAATAAAATTACCGAATTGCGTCGAGAGAAACAGTATGCCTATTCCGACTTTGCCATACTTTACCGCACTAATGCGCAAAGTCGCATTTTTGAAGAAGTTATGCGTAAGCGAGGAATGCCTTATCGCATATATGGCGGCTTATCGTTTTATCAGCGTAAAGAAATCAAGGATATAATTTCCTATTTCCGGTTGATCGTAAATCCTAATGATGAAGAGGCGTTCAAACGCATCATCAATTATCCGGCACGCGGCATCGGTGATACTACAGTAGGTAAAATCATTGCAGCTGCCACGATGCATAATGTCAGCCTATGGACGGTACTCTGCGACCCACCGGCCTATGGACTGACTTTTACAAAAAGCACGGCAGGGAAGTTGCAAGGCTTTCAGGACTTGATAGCCGGCTTCATTGCATATGCAGCCGATAAGAACGCTTACGAGATTGGCTCCGATATCATTCGCCGGTCGAGTATCATCAATGATATCTGTCAGGATAATTCACCGGAAAATTTGAGCCGTAAGGAAAATATAGAGGAATTGGTGAATGGCATGAGTGATTTTTGTGTTCGGCGACAAGAGGAAGGAAATCCCGACATTCTGTTGGCTGATTTTTTGTCGGAAGTCTCATTACTGACCGATCAAGATTCGGATAAGAACGATGATGATGATGAAAAAATAACTTTAATGACGGTTCATTCTGCCAAGGGGTTGGAGTTTAAGAATGTTTTTGTGGTGGGAATGGAAGAAAACCTTTTTCCCAGTGCAATGATTGGAGAATCTGTCCGAGCGTTGGAAGAAGAGCGTAGATTGTTTTATGTAGCCATTACACGTGCAGAGGAACATTGTTTTTTATCTTATGCAAAGACTCGTTTTCGGTTTGGCAAAATGGAATTTGGAAGTCCCAGTCGTTTTCTAAAAGATATAGATGTACGATTTTTGCAGTTGCCTGATACAAAGCCCTCTTTTAGATTGAAGGAAGATGCGCATAACGATTTCTCCTATAAAAAGAGAGAAGAGAAGATGATGCGTCCGAAGCAAGAAGTTATACCTCAGGCTGTTCCTCGTAATTTGAAACGAGTGATGCCGACCTCTGACTCCACAGGAACAACGCCTCACCCCGATGCTTCTATTCATGGAGTTGTGGAAGGGCAACTGATTGAGCATGAACGCTTCGGTTTAGGAGAAGTCTTGAGAATGGAAGGTGAAGGGGATAATGCCAAAGCGACCATTCGTTTTAAAAATGCGGGAGACAAACAACTTCTGTTACGCTTTGCACGTTTCAAGGTAATAGGATAA
- a CDS encoding MaoC family dehydratase: MKKVIINSYEEFEKLVGRQIGVSDYVGLPQERINLFADATLDHQWIHVDAERAQVESPFKSTIAHGYLTLSMLPYLWSQIIEVNNLKMMINYGMDKMKFGQAVLSGQRIRLVADLHSLSNLRGVAKAEIKFAIEIEGEKKKALEGIAVFLYYFN; the protein is encoded by the coding sequence ATGAAGAAAGTGATTATCAACTCGTATGAGGAATTTGAAAAGTTGGTAGGCCGGCAAATCGGTGTTTCAGATTATGTAGGTCTTCCTCAGGAACGTATCAATCTTTTTGCCGATGCTACATTGGATCATCAGTGGATTCATGTGGATGCAGAACGGGCCCAGGTAGAAAGTCCTTTCAAGAGTACTATTGCCCATGGATATCTTACATTGTCCATGTTGCCCTACCTGTGGAGTCAGATTATTGAAGTAAACAATCTGAAGATGATGATAAACTATGGCATGGATAAGATGAAATTCGGCCAGGCTGTGTTGTCGGGACAGCGTATTCGCCTGGTGGCCGATTTGCACTCTTTGTCCAACTTGCGTGGGGTGGCAAAGGCGGAAATTAAATTTGCCATTGAGATTGAGGGAGAGAAGAAGAAAGCACTCGAAGGCATCGCTGTCTTTTTATACTACTTCAACTAA